GGCGCGATAACGCTCCTTCCTGCTTCTGGGCAGTCGTTCCAGAGATTGTTCTCGGCGGGTCAGCCCGCCTTCTTGTTCGTCTTGTCGAGGTGGCCGTCCACCTGACGCTTGATCTCGCGCAGTTCGACCAGGGTTTCCTCCAGGTCGCGCTGCTGCTGTTCCAGGGCCTCCAGGCGCTCCTCGATCTTGCCGCGCAGCAGTTTCATCTGCGTGACCTGATCGGGGTCGGCGTCGTAGAGCGTCAGCCACTCGCGTATTTCGCGCAGGCTGAAGCCCAGCCGCTTGCCGCGCAGGATCAGGATCAGGCGGCCCCGGTCCCGGTGGGTGTAGACCCGCGTGGTCCCGGCCCGTTGCGGGCTGATGAGCCCCTTATCCTCATAGAAGCGAATGGCGCGCGGCGTGGCGTCGAGTTCTTCGGCCAGTTCGCTGATGGTGTAGAGCTTGGTCATGGGACTTCCCGCAGATGATCGCGATGATGCTTGTTACGTTATATGCTTAACGTATAGGTAAACTTAATCTCTAACCCGCTGGCGTTCAAGAGGCTTTCGACAGCTTCTCGCGCTCTTCTTCGATCAGTTCCTTCTTGGACAGCTTGCCGATCATGGTCTTGGGCAGGCTGTCGCGGAACTCGATGACCTTGGGCCGTTCGATGGGCGACAGGCGCTCGGCGAGGAAGGCTTGCAATGCCTCCGCCGTCAGTTCGGCGCCTTCGCGGAGCTTGACGAAGGCTTTGGGCGACTGGCCGCGATAGGCGTCCTCGATGGCGATCACCGTCACCTCTTCGACGGCCTCATGCTCGTAGCAGGCCTCTTCGATGATGCGGGGATAGACGTTGTAGCCACCGCAGAGGATGACGTCCTTCAGGCGGTCCACCAGGAAGACGTAGCCGTCCTCGTCCATGTAGCCGACGTCCGCCGTGCGCAGCCAGCCGTCGGACAGGACCTCCGCCGTCTCCTCCTCGCGCCGCCAGTAGCCCTTCATCACCTGCGGGCCACGGATGCAGATTTCCCCGTTCTGGCCCGGCTCCACCGGGCGGTCGGGGTCCTCAAGATCGCGGATCGCGATGTCGGTGCCGGGGAAGGGCAGGCCGATGGACCCGGCCTTGTTCACGCCGTGCGGCGGGTTGCAGGTCGCGACCGGCGCGCTTTCCGAAAGACCGTAGCCCTCGACCACCTTGCAGCCGGTCCGCTCCTCGAAGGCCTGCTTCACCTCGACCGGCAGCGGCGCGCCGCCGGAGATGCAGAGCTTGACCGAGGAAAGGTCGAAGCGGTCGACTCCGGCGTAGTTCTCGATCGCGTTGAAGATGGTCGGCACGGCGGGGAACAGCGTCGGGCGCTTCTTCTCGATGGTGCGCAACACCTCCTCCAGGTCGAAGCGCGGCAGCAGGATCATCTCGCCCGCCGCCTCGATGGCGACGTTCATCACCACGGTCATGGCGAAGACATGGAAGAAGGGAAGGACGCCCAGCGTGCGCTCCTCCCCCCGCTTCAGGTCCTGGCCCCAGTTGGCGACCTGACGGCGGTTGGCGGCGAGGTTGGCGTGGGTCAGCATCGCGCCCTTCGGAACGCCCGTGGTGCCCCCGGTGTATTGCAGCACCGCGAGGTCCTCCAGGGGGTCGATCGCGACGGGACGCAGAGGCCCGGCCCCGGCGAGAAACTCTTTGTAGGTCAGGTAGGCGGGCGCGGCCGGGACGGAGGCCAGCTGCGCGCTCTTCAGGATCGGGAAGAGCAGGCCCTTCACCCGCGGCAGCGCCTGCGCCAGCGAGCAGACCACCACGCGCTCCAGCGCCCCGGCCTTCACCAGGTTGTCCAGCTTGGGCAGCATTAGCTGAAGGTCCAGCGTCACCATGATGCGGCATTCGGCATCGCGAACCTGGCGCTCCACCTCGTAGTGGGTGTAGAGCGGATTGAAGTTCACCACGACACCGCCGGCCTTCAGCACGGCGTGGTAGAAGATCACGAAGTAGGGGCTGTTGGGCAGCAGCAGGCCGACGCGGTCGCCCTTCTGAAGGCCCTGGGCCTGCAAGCCCGCGGCGGCGCGCTCCACGGCCTCACCGATCTCCGCATAGCTGCTTTTGCGGCCCAGGAAGTCCAGGCAGGGCCGCTCGCCGAAGTCGGCCACGGCGCGATCCAAGGCCGCGTAAAGTGGCTCGATGGGGGCATCGAATTCCCAGGCTAGGCCCGTCGGATAGCTCTTGATCCAAGGCCTTTCGATTTCCTGTCGATCACTGGTCATGTCACATCCAACGCCGCTTCGCGCGGCCTTAATTCGAGTAAGCCTGTCCCCTTGCCGGAAAGCAGCGCCTTCCGGGCCGAGCGGGTTCCCCCACCTTCCCCTTGTTCTTGTCTTGCTGTTGCGGTCTCTCCGGGCGGCGGCGGTTCGCTGCCGCCCGGTAACCTCTTAATCCGCCCGCAGCGGGCCGCTATCCCTTAGAAGGAGAAGCGCGCCTGAATCGAGAGGATGTCGATGCCGTTCTCATAGTCGGCGGTCAAGGGCCCAGGGCTGGGCACCGACTCCGAACCGTTTAGGCGGACTTCCGTGTCCTCAACGAAGATGTGGGTGTAGCCCGCATCGATTCCAAACCACTCGTTCACCTCGTAGGAGGCGCCAACGGCCAGCCAGTAGCGGCTGCCGCCCGGAATGCGCGGCGTGCGGAAGGTATCGTTGATCGGCGTCTCGTCGTAGGCGACACCGGCGCGGAAGGTCCACTTGTCGTCCATGCGGTACTCG
Above is a genomic segment from Limibacillus sp. containing:
- a CDS encoding MerR family DNA-binding transcriptional regulator is translated as MTKLYTISELAEELDATPRAIRFYEDKGLISPQRAGTTRVYTHRDRGRLILILRGKRLGFSLREIREWLTLYDADPDQVTQMKLLRGKIEERLEALEQQQRDLEETLVELREIKRQVDGHLDKTNKKAG
- a CDS encoding long-chain fatty acid--CoA ligase translates to MTSDRQEIERPWIKSYPTGLAWEFDAPIEPLYAALDRAVADFGERPCLDFLGRKSSYAEIGEAVERAAAGLQAQGLQKGDRVGLLLPNSPYFVIFYHAVLKAGGVVVNFNPLYTHYEVERQVRDAECRIMVTLDLQLMLPKLDNLVKAGALERVVVCSLAQALPRVKGLLFPILKSAQLASVPAAPAYLTYKEFLAGAGPLRPVAIDPLEDLAVLQYTGGTTGVPKGAMLTHANLAANRRQVANWGQDLKRGEERTLGVLPFFHVFAMTVVMNVAIEAAGEMILLPRFDLEEVLRTIEKKRPTLFPAVPTIFNAIENYAGVDRFDLSSVKLCISGGAPLPVEVKQAFEERTGCKVVEGYGLSESAPVATCNPPHGVNKAGSIGLPFPGTDIAIRDLEDPDRPVEPGQNGEICIRGPQVMKGYWRREEETAEVLSDGWLRTADVGYMDEDGYVFLVDRLKDVILCGGYNVYPRIIEEACYEHEAVEEVTVIAIEDAYRGQSPKAFVKLREGAELTAEALQAFLAERLSPIERPKVIEFRDSLPKTMIGKLSKKELIEEEREKLSKAS
- a CDS encoding TonB-dependent receptor, with the protein product MTTPAMLSLGATYDIDENWSVSAEAQYTFWSSFDELRVASNGSPISVTQENWDDQIFLALGGEYRMDDKWTFRAGVAYDETPINDTFRTPRIPGGSRYWLAVGASYEVNEWFGIDAGYTHIFVEDTEVRLNGSESVPSPGPLTADYENGIDILSIQARFSF